One window of the Thermoanaerobaculia bacterium genome contains the following:
- the tuf gene encoding elongation factor Tu (EF-Tu; promotes GTP-dependent binding of aminoacyl-tRNA to the A-site of ribosomes during protein biosynthesis; when the tRNA anticodon matches the mRNA codon, GTP hydrolysis results; the inactive EF-Tu-GDP leaves the ribosome and release of GDP is promoted by elongation factor Ts; many prokaryotes have two copies of the gene encoding EF-Tu), whose translation EMVMPGDNVAMEIELITPIAMEKGLRFAIREGGRTVGAGTITEIIQ comes from the coding sequence GGAGATGGTGATGCCGGGCGACAACGTGGCGATGGAGATCGAGCTGATCACGCCCATCGCCATGGAGAAGGGGCTGCGGTTCGCCATCCGCGAGGGCGGCCGCACCGTCGGCGCCGGAACCATCACCGAGATCATTCAGTAA
- the rpmG gene encoding 50S ribosomal protein L33, producing MQDIISLACSACKRKNYTTTKNKKTNTDKLERSKFCRFCRKHTPHKEGKV from the coding sequence GTGCAGGACATCATCTCTCTGGCGTGCAGCGCGTGCAAACGCAAGAACTACACGACCACGAAGAACAAGAAGACGAACACGGACAAGCTCGAGCGCAGCAAGTTCTGCCGCTTCTGCCGCAAGCACACGCCGCACAAGGAAGGCAAGGTCTGA